A region of Roseobacter litoralis Och 149 DNA encodes the following proteins:
- a CDS encoding Gfo/Idh/MocA family protein, whose translation MKKVLVVGGGLIGARHVQTVKDHPRCTLVGLVDPNPDIKTGEGIPRFDDMAQVTTPMDGVILATPTDLHSAQGQYAAERGWHMLIEKPVAGDMGAARALGDAVQQAGVGSLVGHHRRYHASVQQLKQLLAEGAIGTPVTVSMIWAMRKPDAYFDGNWRTAGGSPVLINLVHDIDTLRFVVGEIVATAALRGRGLRGETRIESGAIALAFEHGATGTISFADTTPSPWGFEAATGENPNIGTTGQDMLWISGTDGAISFPSMTLWQGKDWGKAARQKPLVRWENTKPPLDAQLDHFLDVMDGAAPLIDVADATRTLEIALAIEDQLAAQTTGDGHARSALA comes from the coding sequence GTGAAAAAAGTCCTCGTCGTGGGTGGAGGGTTGATTGGTGCACGTCACGTGCAGACAGTGAAAGACCACCCACGCTGCACGCTGGTTGGCCTCGTTGATCCGAACCCTGATATCAAAACTGGCGAAGGCATCCCACGCTTTGATGACATGGCGCAGGTGACAACACCCATGGACGGTGTGATCCTCGCGACACCGACGGATTTGCACAGCGCACAGGGTCAGTATGCCGCCGAACGTGGCTGGCATATGCTGATCGAAAAGCCTGTCGCGGGCGATATGGGCGCCGCGCGCGCGCTCGGCGATGCGGTGCAACAGGCTGGTGTCGGTTCGCTGGTCGGGCATCATCGCCGCTATCACGCGTCGGTCCAGCAATTGAAACAACTGCTGGCCGAAGGCGCTATTGGGACGCCGGTCACGGTCAGCATGATCTGGGCGATGCGCAAGCCGGATGCTTATTTTGACGGGAATTGGCGCACGGCAGGCGGCAGTCCTGTTCTTATCAACCTCGTGCATGACATTGACACTTTGCGTTTCGTGGTCGGTGAGATCGTCGCAACAGCAGCCTTGCGCGGGCGCGGCCTGCGCGGGGAGACGCGGATCGAATCCGGTGCCATCGCGCTGGCCTTTGAACATGGGGCGACAGGCACCATCAGCTTTGCCGATACCACGCCCAGCCCCTGGGGGTTCGAAGCAGCCACCGGCGAGAACCCCAATATCGGCACAACCGGTCAGGATATGCTGTGGATTTCCGGGACGGATGGCGCGATCAGTTTTCCGTCCATGACGCTGTGGCAGGGAAAAGACTGGGGGAAAGCTGCGCGCCAAAAACCTTTGGTCCGCTGGGAAAACACAAAACCACCCCTCGACGCTCAGCTGGATCATTTCCTTGACGTGATGGACGGGGCCGCGCCACTGATTGATGTTGCGGATGCGACCCGAACGCTTGAAATCGCACTGGCCATCGAAGACCAACTGGCAGCTCAGACGACAGGAGACGGCCATGCCCGAAGTGCTCTCGCCTGA